In Vicia villosa cultivar HV-30 ecotype Madison, WI unplaced genomic scaffold, Vvil1.0 ctg.000587F_1_1, whole genome shotgun sequence, the genomic window AAGCCAAAGCCTCCTGAGCAGGTACCCGTGGAAGCTTCACCAAAAACTCCCAGAAATAATGAGGAAGAGACAGAGGCTATTTGGATCAAGGCTAACAGGACTACCTCAGGTAAGCTAAATGATCAACCTGGACCTTCTGTAGTAAATTGTGCTAATGGTTTTGACGCCTTGGGAGACTTGAACATCTCCTTAGACGCCGTTAGCACTGGAACATGATTATTTCTTGGAACACTAGGGGGCTAAATAAAAAAGGGAAGCTGAGGGAGATTAGCTCCCGTCTCCTCGAGCTTAAACCTACTATTGCAATCTTACTTGAAACCAGGGTAAAAGAGAGTAATGCCAATAGGATTAGAGCTGAGCTCCATCTGCCTAATAACTATTTGGATAACTATATGTATCACTTTAATGGTCGAGTGTGGATTGAATGGGATCATACTAAAGTGAATATTAGACACATAAGTAGTACCAGTCAATTCATTCATGTGGGAGTTTTTGATATTAATGGCAGCTTTAAATATTGGCTCACTGCTGTTTATGCCCACAATCAATTGAGTAAAAGGAGGGAGCTTTGGAAGGACATTGAGAAAATCCACAACTCTCAGTCTGGACCTTGGTGTGTGTTGGGTGATTTTAACAATGTTGCTAAGGCTCAAGACAGAATTGGAGGAAGAATGGTAACTGAATCAGAGTATATTGATATGACTAATATGATGGACAACACTAGTCTGTTTGAGATGGAAAGCCTGGGGGATTACTTTACTTGGGCAAACAAGCATGTGGTGGACCCTATATATTCTAGAATAGACAGAGTCTTGGGGAATCCTGACTGGTTCCAGATGCATTTAGAGTTTATTCTGATGATTCTCCCCCCCAGTGTTTCTGACCATAACCTGCTCTGTATTACCAGTTCTGCCCAACCTGTTAAACCTAAAGGGCACTTTAAGTTTAACAATTGCCTTGTGGAGCTGACAGACTATGATGAGGTTGTGAGAAGTAGCTGGAATAAACCTTGCAGAGGCAAACCTATGAAGGTGTTGTGGACTAAACTTACTAGATTACAATCTCACTTGAGGAGACTTGGTAAACCTTTTGCTGGTATTAAACAGGACATCCTTAAAGCTAGGAATGAGTTGCAGTTAGCCCAAACTGAACTGATAGCTGACAGAATGAATGTGCATATCATTGAGAAGGTTAAATTACTCACAGAGGAAGTCATAAATCTCAATGAAACTGAAGAGAAAGTGATTATGCAAAGAGCAAAAATTGACTGGCTCAGATCAGGGGATGGCAACAATGTCTATTTATATGCTACTCTTAAATCCAAAACTGCTCTAGAAGCATGAAGTTGATTCATAATAGTGAGGGCAGACTACTTGAATCCCAGCAGGATATTGAGAGAGAGGTACTGAATCATTATGGTGGCTTGATGGGAACTGATGAGAATACACTGTACCATATTGATCTTGAGGCTATGAGAATGGGGACCTGTCTGAACATGGCACAGAGGGAATTCTTGATTAGTGCTATCAATATCCAAGAAATAGAACAAGCTCTTAAAGGCATTGGTGATACCAAATCTCCAGGTATAGATGGTTATGGATCTAAATTCTTTAAAGCTAGCTGGGGACTATCAAGGATGATGTTGTGGCAGCAGTAAATGAATTTTTTGAGACTGATGTAATGCTTAAAGAGTTTAATAGAACTGTAGTCACACTTATTCCAAAGAGTGAAGCTGCTAATACTGTAAAGGATTACAGGCCCATTGCTGGCTGTACTACCTTTTACAAAATCATTGCCAAAATCATGACTTCTAGACTAGGTAAAGTTCTACCTAGTATCATTAGCCCCTGCCAGGCAGCTTTTGTTCCTGGTCAAAGCATCCACAATCATATACTTCTTGCTTATGAACTCCTCAAAGGGTATGAAAGGAAGAGTAGCACTCCTAGAGTCATGGTGCAATTGGACCTCCAAAAAGCATACGATATGGTAAATTGGAAAGCTCTTGAGTGTATTATGAAAGAGGTTGGCATTCCTAGTATTTTCATTAACTGGACCTTAAGGTGTGTTACTACAGTCAGCTACAGCTTCAATATTAATGGGAACTACACTGATCCTATGCCAGCTAGAAGAGGGATCAGGCAGGGTGATCCAATATCACCCCTGCTTTTTGTTATCATTATGGAATACCTCCATAGACTCATGCAGAAGATGCAGAAGGATCCTATGTTTAAACACCATGCAAAGTGTAAGAAACTTGGCCTCACTAATTTGTTCTTTGCTGATGATGTGCAGCTGTTTTGCAGAGGTGATCTTGGTTCAGTTCAAGTGATGATGAACACTCTTAGGAAGTTCACTGACTCCACAGGTCTGAAACTTAGCCCTTCTAAGTGCAAAATATACTATGGTGGTCTGAATGAGCAGGACAAAGCTATTTTGAGGACTGCAACAAGTTTTAATGAAGGTACTTTGCCTGTTAAGTACCTTGGTGTGCCCCTCACAAGTAAGAAGTTATCTATCCACCACTACCTTCCTTTGATTGACAAAATTGTGAATAAAATGAAGCATTGGACTACTAAACTTTTAAGTTATGCTGGAAGAGTCCAACTGGTTAAGAGTGTGTCTAGTGCCATTGCCTTTTACTGGATGCAATGCTTCCCACTTCCTAAAGCTGTGATTCAGAAGATTGATGCTCATTGTAGGAGCTTTATCTGGACAGGTAGCCATGCTATTAGCAGGAAAAGCCCAATAGCTTGGTCTCGAGTTTGCAGCTCTACAAAGCAAGGAGGTATCAAAGTTTTTAATCTGGCTATGTGGAATGTTATTTGCCTTTTGAAATGTCTCTGGAATGTGTGTTGTAAGGCTGATAATTTGTGGGTTAAGTGGATTCATACTTACCATATTAAGGGGGATGATGTTATGAGCACAGTGGTGAAAAAAGATAGCACTTGGATCTACAAGAGCATTATGCAGCAGAGAGACATCATAGGTCAGGTGCAGCATCACTGGGATTTTGCTATTAGCCACCAGAAGTTTGTCATGAGGAAGTTTTACTTGACTCTGAATGAGGATCATACTAGAGTCCCTTGGTGTGGCCTCATGTTTCACAACAGAGCTAGACCTAGGGCTATTCTATGTCTATGGATCACCTGCCATGGTAGATTGGCTACCAAAGTTAGGATGGCCAAATTTGGATTTCTTCAGGATCGTATTTGCTGTTTCTGTAAGGAGCAGGAGGAGACCATCGATCACTTGTTTTTTACGTGCAGTTTCACTAAAGATATATGGCACACTGTCCTCCAATGGTTGAATATCCCCCATATTCCGCAGGCTTGGACTCAGGAGTTGCTATGGATCACTAGGTATACGAAAGGCAAAGGGTGGAGAGCCATGCTCATGAAGATGGCTATAGCTGAAACAATCTATTGTATTTGGCAGCATCGAAACAATATTTGTTTTGATCATAGTGTGGATAATACAAATATAGAGAGAAAAATCATAGACAACATAGTGTATAGAGGGTGGAATACTCCCAACCTTAGAAACCATATTGCTAGCATGATGGTAGTCTGCTAGTTTAGTTTTTCCTTCTTGGATTTCTAGGTACATTTAGTGGGTTGGATCCTTGCGATCACCTTGTATCTTTCCTtgcttttttgaattaatatattccctctttgattcaaaaaaaaatctcatttttGTATAGAAGAAATAGAAAAATCATTTCTTTGATCACTCTCACACCTCTGTCTATCATCTTTATCTTCGTCTATCGTCTTTATCACTCTCATATCTTATTATAATGTATTTCACTTGCAATTATAATTTTCTTTAATACAATATGTTGAGAATAACAAGTGTGAGTTTAAAATGTTGAGAAATAAAGTGTGGGAAAGTCCCACATTAATTAGAAAAGTGGAAACTTGGACATTTCTAACTGAGAGAACTCACACACATATTACCTTAAGATTTAGCGTgagtatgtggtgtgtctctcacaagatGTGTTGCTCATAAAGAAAATGTCCCAACGAAAAATGTTACTTCGTGTTGAACCCCCGAATTGATGACCTAACACAAGCCTTCCTCACATTTTGTTTCTAGATTTAACGAACAAGCAATAACCATCCCCACTTTTGTTATCTTCATTGCCTTTCGTATATTTGGTTAGTAACTAATTTCTctgtttttttagttttgtttaggTTAGGTCTCAAACCATAAACCCcaattttgcttttttttttttttttggttttgctCTGTCTTTGAACAATTTGATGGACCCATGGTTCAAGTTTGACATTGTTAGCCACATAgtgttatttgattttgattttcttaTTTGATTCCAAAATAGGTTTTCTATCTAATTTTAGGCGATTGAGAATGTTACATCGTTGAATTTTATTGTTAGCCATGTGgtgttatttgattttgatttatatacaattttatttaattattatttatcataATTATATTGGCATTAAACATATATGTTGATATCGTCCATAAACTCATTTTTTTAGTTCCGTGAGACACTGATGCGAATCACTCTTGGTATAAAGATAACAGGCTAATGCAACacaatgatgcatgattcaaaaAATATTAGTAGCATCTATAAGCATCTACAATTTTGTCAATGTATTTGTGAATCAATATAAAACTTGTTGATGCCAAAACCATTACTTGCAAATATTCTGGAATGTGAAAGCATAAAATCTATATAAAATGTGTCAATATGCTCATagaatgatgaatgatgatgattgcaTGCATTCATTATTAATGATCTaataacatcaattaatcaatcaatttATGAGCATAACAACACGCAAAAAGAAAAACCTCAATTAATAACCAGAAGCAAAATACTCAGAGAGAATGAAGTAAGCAGTAAAAATAAGTACATCATGATACCACCGCTGGAGAAAGAATCGTGATCATTGTATGATATCATAATGTTTGAAGGTGTTGGCGGTGCAGGGTGACTTTTATCAGGATGTGCAGAGGTTTTTATCCGACGACAGTAGTGGATGCAACAACATGTTAAACGTAATCAGTGTCTGAGACCATTCTATTATTTACTTTGTTCCCTGTTTTCATCTCTTTTACGCTCATTTCTTTTTTTTAGTAtattttttccctttcctctttctctaATGTAAGTTGTTTGGGCaaattaaaatgttaatttaattataaaaaaatctcaatttctGTTTCACCttataaaaactcaattttaaccCTTTTGCTGAAAACATgttgatattaaaaataattaaagtagTTATTATTATTACACTCTATGTATTTCTCGCTATCTTTGTCAAACTCTAAAAATATTGGAATAGACTCATCATGTCTATATGTTATCTTTTAAGCACATATTAATATTATAAGACTTAGCCTTCCcatctctcattctcaatatTCATCTTTTCAAAAAACCTCAAAATCACAAAACCCTCATTTTTGTaccaaaagaaatagaaaaagcaTCCCTTTGGTCACTCTCAAACCTCCATCTACTATCTTTGTCACCCTCACCCTTTACTTCACCATCTTTCACTCGCAACCCTAATTCTCTTAATTCCAATCCTTTCCCGCCCCCGTTTGCTAAATTTAACAAATAAGCGGTGACTCACCTCATGTTTGTCATCTTCATTGTCTTCCTAAATATCTGGTTAGTAACTAACTCCTctcttttttagttttatttaggTTAGGTCCAaaatcataaaccctaaaattgaTGGCTTTTCTTTGCTTTTGTTGTCTTTGAAAACTTTGATGGACTCAAGATTTAAGTTTGACATTATTAATCGTGTAGTatcatttgattttgattttcttacttgctacaacaaaaaagaaaattttctatCTTATTTAAGAGATTAAGATTGTTAGGTCgtagatttttgttgtttgcaCGCGTCTGAAAGATAACTTATGGAAACATCCTTAGAATACTTACTTCTAGACTATGACTaaatgtttgattttttgtttattcttgttttacaTGTATCTTTGGTagctaattaatttttttaacatatcaCTATATAAAAATGGCTGGTGAAGAAGAAATGTATAAGCATGACAAAGTATCAAAAAATGCCTCAATACATAGAGAAAGATACATTGTCTAGGGCTTAAAGTCAAGGTTCTAGGTCTCACAGACAGGGGAACCATTTGAAACTACTAAGGAGCCATCAACCCATAGTCAGTGTTCTAAGTCTCATGGTAGGCCTCAGACTCATGCTTAGCCTCATGCACTAGCTTTTCTACATAGTCCCATACCTGCTCCCGTGCTTGATGGATTTCCCAGGATCACATCAAACATATCACTTCTTTTGCTCTATGCAAACCATGTAGCTCCTCACACATGGGACAAAGAGGAATATTTTACTATATTATACTTTATCATAATTATATTTACATTAAACATGTATGTTTATTATGTCCCATGATTTCATTTTCTAATCTCCACTTTCAGTTAcactcatcttgaatcttgaactgatttgggcgttggagtgctaaccttggAGATCCACCATGCGCCTCCTATGACACTCTGTCATTTAATAATTTTTACGAGCAACTTCGATGTAATTGAGTTATCTTCAAGAAAAATTTACAagacttttgaatttgaacaaatgaattattttgaaaattgttaTGAAAGAGGTGAATTGAAATGTGAAAAATTCTTGCTATATATACATTACAAGATGCCTCTAGAAATAATGGCAATGTTTTTAAAAATGATCATGAGAATTCGCAATGATTTGGAAAGGTATCATGATCATATGTAATGAAGAGGTAttacaattttattaaattttcacGATGTTTCAGAGGTCTATCGGTTGTACTAGGATAACAATCGACTACTTCACATCCAACGTTCAAAGAATATAAATTTTTTCACTTGATCAATCGATTGATGGGGATGTTCAATCGATTGAATGACCAAAGAATAACCCACAATCGATCGATGCTTTTGATTATTCACTTTTTTATTTTGCAAATGTTGTTGCGCGAAAAGTACCCTAGTGTATCACACGCTCAAAATATAACAAAGTCGCTACCTAAatatatttattccaaaaggaaagggagaatatcgataaaaccctctaaagaaaagaaaatggtctTTGCAACCAAATTAGGATTTAgaagttggttatgcaaggggaaagtATTAGCACATCTCACATCAGTTGTACTCAATGAGACCCATTTATTTAGTTTAGCGAAAGAGTGTTAGCGTGATGTTATTTGTTTCCTTCGAATTATTATGTGTTACTGTAAAAGGAAGTGAAAGactaaaaaataagtttttaattaGGGTGTCTAACTAGACATTGAAACTTGCTCCTACATATTCTCTAGTGCAATGAAGAACTCAAGACTATGTAGTTCTTAATATGAAAGaactatttttggatttttttaaatagTGCCTGACGAGACGTTCATCTCGCTCCTACGTATCCGCAGGTGCGATGGGGGAACTCAAGGCTATGTAGTTCTTAGTAGAAAAACTACGtatgtgttggttgattttaatgaatGATGCTTAGGTCGTATTTGATGAGCAGTTAAACATTGGTTGGTGCTCGTGCATGGGAAGTTGAAGCATTTGTTTGTATGTTGCGTCGAAATAGATCCTTTTGGACCGCATTCGAGCGGTTAAATATTGCTTGTTTTTCGCACATGGGAGGCTGAAGCATATGTTTTTTTCGCGTCGAAATGAATAATGCATTCACTCATTTATGAAAAAGGTTTCGGAGTCGCGCTAAGGCGGAAAAGAAGTTTGATGAGTTAAGATTGTTTTTAGGTGGGAAACAAACATTCTAACCACAAGCTAAGTATGACTAGCAATCAAAATACTCGGGAAATAGAGAGGATAAATACGTTCAAACCATTTCATTTTCATCCCAATTTTTAAGGAAATTTGTGGGGCGGATTTAGCCATAAGTCCTTAGTGAGAGACAAGCAATCTAACCACAAGTTAGGTACGATTAACAATCAGAAATACTCGGGAAACAAAGAGGATGAATACATCTAAACCATTCCTTTTCGTACCTTAAGGACCGAATTGAATTCATTCATTTAACTGTTTTGAATGGAAGACAAGTATTTGAACCACAAGTTAGATACAACTAGCAGTCCAAACCATTTCTTTTTCGACTGATTTTATTATGAAAAGATATTGGAAACAATTTTAATTATGCGGGAAAAAAACTTGGTGTTGATTAAGTGTTTATTTTGTGcttgtttcaaaaatgatttgACTGCGTTTGAAAAAACGACTTGATATTGATCAATTGTTTGATTGATTTCGAAAAGATTgattttttttggtgtttttttattattaacataCATCTATTTAAACAAATAACTAATGAaaataaatatacaaataaagcataacaaataaaataaaagggaGAGGTGCACTATCAATACATTAATGAAGTGAgagtaaaaaaaaactaaatggaCTTAA contains:
- the LOC131629639 gene encoding uncharacterized protein LOC131629639, which encodes MIISWNTRGLNKKGKLREISSRLLELKPTIAILLETRVKESNANRIRAELHLPNNYLDNYMYHFNGRVWIEWDHTKVNIRHISSTSQFIHVGVFDINGSFKYWLTAVYAHNQLSKRRELWKDIEKIHNSQSGPWCVLGDFNNVAKAQDRIGGRMVTESEYIDMTNMMDNTSLFEMESLGDYFTWANKHVVDPIYSRIDRVLGNPDWFQMHLEFILMILPPSVSDHNLLCITSSAQPVKPKGHFKFNNCLVELTDYDEVVRSSWNKPCRGKPMKVLWTKLTRLQSHLRRLGKPFAGIKQDILKARNELQLAQTELIADRMNVHIIEKVKLLTEEVINLNETEEKVIMQRAKIDWLRSGDGNNVYLYATLKSKTALEA